A DNA window from Bubalus bubalis isolate 160015118507 breed Murrah chromosome 20, NDDB_SH_1, whole genome shotgun sequence contains the following coding sequences:
- the CATSPER2 gene encoding cation channel sperm-associated protein 2: MATYHPSGHMQLPRADAIRSRLIDTFSLIEHLQGLSQAVPRHTIREILDSSRQKKLMLGDQHQLVRFSIKPRHVERITHAQRLMSTLRVRCSERPPLSLWAGWVLERPIFRNFIIFLIFLNTVVLMVEIELLESANTRLEPLKLTLEVAAWFILLVFILEILLMWLSSFFLFWKNAWNVFDFVVTVLSLIPEIVVLAGVTSKPVWLQLLRICRVLRSLKLFARFHQVRVIILALVRALKSMTFLLMLLLIFFYIFAVAGVYFFENYTRSTRQDLEYHEFFSDLLNSIVTVFILFTLDHWYALLQDTWKVPEVSRTFSSIYVILWLLLGSIIFRNIIVAMMVTNFQNIRNELNEEMTHLEVQHKADIFKRQIIQRRQNLIPEAQRSSISKLDARDASQQGRPSDLTEASQQESKQSATRKGSKASKPRTKSLSKRRKSTSSFSSSSSSFSSCSSASSSRYCDLIGQLDWETHVHQNLPGLMDMDQDERVVWPRDSLFRYFELLEKLQYNLEERKQLQEFAVQALMNFEDK; this comes from the exons ATGGCCACTTATCACCCATCAGGACACATGCAACTACCCCGGGCTGATGCCATTCGTTCCCGGCTCATTGATACTTTCTCTCTCATCGAGCATCTGCAAGGCTTGAGCCAAGCTGTGCCACGGCACACAATCCGAGAGATACTTG aTTCTTCCCGTCAGAAGAAGCTTATGTTGGGAGATCAACACCAGCTTGTACGCTTCTCCATAAAACCTCGTCATGTAGAACGGATTACACATGCCCAGAGGCTAATGAGCACCCTTCGAGTGCGATGCAGCGAGAGGCCACCTCTTTCCTTATGGGCTGGATGGGTCCTTGAAC GTCCTATCTTCAGAAACTTTATCATCTTCCTCATCTTCTTGAATACAGTTGTACTGATGGTTGAAATAG AATTGCTCGAATCTGCAAATACCCGATTGGAGCCACTGAAGCTGACTCTGGAGGTGGCAGCTTGGTTCATCTTGCTTGTTTTCATCTTGGAGATCCTTCTTATGTGGCTATCCAgctttttcctcttctggaaGAATGCCTGGAACGTTTTTGACTTTGTGGTCACAGTATTG TCCCTGATTCCTGAGATTGTGGTGCTGGCAGGGGTAACAAGCAAACCTGTATGGCTCCAGTTGCTGAGGATCTGCCGGGTACTAAGGTCTCTCAAACTCTTTGCACGATTCCATCAAGTTCGAGTCATCATTTTGGCCCTGGTCAGAGCCCTCAAG AGCATGACCTTCCTCTTGATGTTGCTGCTCATCTTCTTCTACATTTTTGCTGTGGCTGGTGTCTACTTCTTCGAGAATTACACCCGTTCAACTCGCCAGGACCTGGAGTATCATGAGTTCTTCTC GGACCTACTGAATTCCATAGTAACCGTGTTCATTCTCTTCACCCTGGACCACTGGTATGCACTGCTTCAGGACACCTGGAAGGTGCCTGAGGTCAGCCGCACCTTCAGCAGCATCTATGTCATCCTCTGGTTGTTACTTGGTTCCATTATCTTTCGAAATATCATAGTAGCCATGATGG TTACTAACTTCCAGAATATCAGGAATGAGCTGAACGAGGAGATGACACACCTGGAGGTCCAGCACAAAGCCGACATATTCAAGCGGCAGATTATCCAGAG gagACAAAACCTAATCCCTGAGGCACAGAGGTCAAGCATTAGCAAACTGGATGCCAG AGATGCCAGTCAACAGGGGAGACCTTCAGACTTAACAGAAGCTTCTCAACAAGAGTCTAAACAGAGTGCCACTAGAAAGGGTTCAAAAGCATCTAAGCCAAGAACAAAGTCCTTGTCCAAAAGGAGAAAGTCTacatcttccttctcttcttcctcctcttcattttcctcctGCTCGTCGGCTTCTAGCTCCAGATATTGTGACCTTATCG GTCAGCTGGACTGGGAGACTCACGTGCACCAGAATCTGCCTGGGCTAATGGACATGGATCAGGATGAACGTGTTGTCTGGCCTAGAGATTCACTCTTCCGGTATTTTGAGTTGCTAGAGAAGCTTCAGTATAACCTGGAGGAGCGTAAGCAGCTACAAGAGTTTGCAG TGCAGGCGCTGATGAACTTTGAAGACAAGTAG